The genomic DNA AGCTCGGCATAGGTATCGCTGACGGCCGGCGTGGCGGCGGCCGGCACGCTGGCGGCCTCTGGCACCGTGGCCTTCGTGATTCGGGTCGGCGCCGCGTTGGCCGGCTGCTCGCGCGAGCAGGCACTCAACAAGAAGCCAGCCGCCAGGAGGGCGGCCAAAAGCGGGTATTTCATTGCTGTTGTTCTTAATGGAAAAGCAATGAATATAGACGAAAACGGCGGCCAGCGCGACCGCCGCCGCCGCGCGGCCTTATTTACCCGCCGGCGCCACCCGCCAGATCGTGTTGCCCACGTCGTCGGCCACCAGCAGCGCGCCGTCTTTGGCGACGGCCACGCCGACCGGGCGGCCGTTGGCTTTGTCGTCCTTGTCCAGGAAGCCCGTCAGGAAGTCCTGCGGCGGGCCGGCCGGCTTGCCGTCCGCGAACGGCACGTAGACGACCTTGTAGCCGCTGTGCGGCTTGCGGTTCCAGGAGCCGTGCATGCCGATGAAGGCGCCGCCGTGGTAGCTGGCGGGGAAGGCGCTGCCTTCGTAGAACGCCAGGCCGAGCGCGGCCGTATGCGCGCCCAGCGCGTAGTCGGGCACGATGGCCTTGCTGACCAGGTCCGGGCGCGTTTCCTTGACGCGGGCGTCCACGTTGGGGCCGTACCAGCTGTAGGGCCAGCCGTAGAAGCCGCCGTCCTTGACGGAGGTCAAGTAGTCCGGCACGAGGTCATTGCCCAGTTCGTCGCGCTCATTGACGACCGTCCACAACGCCTTCGCTTTAGGCTCCCATGCCATGCCGTTCGGGTTGCGCAGGCCGGTGGCGAACAGGCGCGACTTGCCGGTGGCGCGCTCCAGTTCCCAGATGGCGGCGCGGCCTTCTTCCTTGTCGATGCCGTTCTCGGCCACGTTGCTGTTCGAGCCCACCGTCATGTACAGGAACTTGCCGTCCGGGCTGGCGATGATGTTCTTGGTCCAGTGGTGGTTCAGCGGCCCGGCGGGCAGGCTCATCACCTTGACGCCGGCGGTCGTGATGGCCGTCTTGCCTTCCTCATACGCGAAGCGCATCACGGCATCGGAATTGGCGACATAAAAATCCTTGCCGACCAGGGTCATGCCGAACGGCGAGTTCAGGTTCTTCAGGAAGACGGTGCGCGTCTTCGCGGCGCCGTTGGCGTCCACGTCGCGCAGCAGCGTGATGCGGTTGGCGGACGGCGTCACGGCGCCCGCCTTTTTCATCTGCATCTGCATGATCTTGCCCTTGATGCCCTTGCTGTCCTCCGGCTTGGGCGGCGCGTTGGTTTCCGCTACCAGCACGTCGCCGTTCGGCAGCACGTACAGCCAGCGCGGATGGTCGAGGTTACGGGCGTAGGCCGTGACCGTGAAGCCGGCCGGCGCGACGGGCTTCTCGTCGCCCTTCCACACGTCGACGGGGGCCACGTTGACGGTCGGGATCAGGTTCTTTTCCGGCTCCGGCAGCTTGGGATTGGGGCCGTAGCCGACCGGATACTGGGGCGGTTGCGCCAGGGCGGCGCCGCTGGCGAGCACGGCGCCGAGAGCGATCATGCGGTTCATCGATGGTCCTGTGATCAGTCGCGTTTGATTTCGGGCAGCGGCTTGGCCTGGGCGTCGCCGTTGCCGGGCGGGGCTTTCTGGATGCCGCGCGTCTCGCGCACGTCCGTGTCCACCAGGCCCTGGTCGATGTCGCGCGCGGCCTGCTCGATGCGGGTGCGCGGGCGCTGGTGCTCCACGCCCTGGGTCGATTCGTCGCGCTCGTGCGGCAGGCGCTTGCCGCCGGTCTGGCCGACTTCGACATCGGTGTTGACCTGGCGGTCCTTCTGGTTCGGCGAGGTTTCGTTGCTGCTCATGATAGGGTCCTTCCAAAAAACTTAACTGAATCACATCATATCGACGAACGTCGGCGTTGGTCGCGCGCTTGAACTGTTGGTTTATCGCCATTGTCGTGGTGCATTTTTTGCATGGAATGCGTACGATGAGGTTTTGACTTTTTTCCCGCGGACCCCAGCTTGAAACCAGCGACGATCGAAGCAGCCGGCCACCACGAGGTGCCGCCCCACTGCCGCAACTGCGGCGCCGCCGTCGGCGGCCATTACTGCCCCGAGTGTGGCCAGGAAACGCGGCTGCACGTACCCAGCCTGGCCGAATTCGTCCATGAATTCATCGGCCATTACGTGGCGGTGGAAGGGCGGCTGTGGGGCACGCTGGTGCGCCTGCTGTTCCGGCCGGGCGCGCTGACCGCCGAATACCTGGCGGGACGCCGGCGCCGCTACGTGGAGCCGCTGCGGTTGTACCTGTCGCTGTCGATCCTGTTCTTTGCGTTGATGAAGCTGTCCAATACGGAACTGGTGCAGTTCAACAGCAAGGGCGATGGCGACAAGCCGGCCGTCACCCAGCAGCACGCGGGCAAGCCGGGCGGTCCCGTCATCGGCGGCGCCGAGGATCTGCCGGACGACATGCCGCATCACACCACCTTGCCCGCGCCGCTGGAGCGGCTGGCGCCGGGGTTCCGGCAATCGCTCGACCATTTCGACCGGATGAGCACCGAGCAGAAGAGCGAAGTCCTGCGGACCGGCTTTTATCACTATGCGCCCTACGTGGTGTTCTGCCTGATGCCGCTGTTCGCGCTCTACCTGAAGCTGCTGTACCTGGGATCGGGCCGGCGCTACGGCGAGCACGTGCTGTTCGCGCTGCACACCAATGCCTTCGCGTTCGTGATGCTGGCGGCCTTCATCTATACGCCCGAGGGCTTCCTCAAGTTCGTGCTGTTCTGCTGGCTCGTGCTGTATTTGCCGTGGGCCATGAAGCGGGTCTATGGCAAGTCGCGCTGGGGCACCGCGTGGCGCTGGGTGCTGCTGTTCGGCCTGCATGGACTGTCGCTGGCGCTGGGTGTCGTCGCCGCATTGGGCCTGGGCGTCGCGTTCGCCCACTGAGCGTCACTTGCGGTTCGGTCGCGCTCCACTTATACTGGTCAAATATACAGTATTTCACGGCGCCGCATGACCGGGCGGCGTTGGCAAATGGCGGAACGATCTGGAATGGTTTACTCTTCGGCGTGTCGTCCCGGGCGCCCGGGCCGGCGCCACCTTCACCTGAACTGCTGAGTTTTCTATGCCCGCCACGCCTGCCGCCGCCGCTTCCATCTACAACACGATCGCCCTGGTCGTGCGGCCCAACACGGCCGGGATCGAGGACTCCGTGCGCGACGTGCTGGCCTTCCTGCGCCAGGAAGGCTACAGCGTGGTGTTCGAGACCGAAACGGCGGAGCACCTGAACATGCCGGAGATCCCGTCGATGAGCCCGCAGGGCATCGGCGAGAAGGCGGACGTGGCGCTGGTGATGGGCGGCGACGGCACGATGCTGGGCATCGCGCGCCAGCTGGCGTCCTACGAAGTGCCGCTGATCGGCATCAACCAGGGCCGGCTGGGCTTCATGACGGATATTCCGCTGGAAGGCATGCTGCCCGTGCTGGGCAAGATCCTGCGCGGCAAGCACAAGGCCGAGCGCCGCACCTTGCTGGAAGGGCGGGTGCTGCGCGACGGCAAGCCGATCCACATCGGCCTGGCGGTCAACGACGTGGTCGTGTCGCGCGGCGCCGGCGCCGGCATGGTGGAGCTGCGCGTCGAGGTCGACGAGCATTTCATGTACAACCAGCGTTCGGACGGCCTGATCGTCTCCACGCCCACGGGCTCGACGGCCTATGCGCTGTCGGCCGGCGGGCCGCTGCTGCATCCCACGCTGGGCGGCATCGTGCTGGTGCCGATCGCTCCGCACGCGCTGTCGAACCGGCCCATCGTGTTGCCCGACTCCAGCGAGATCGTCATGGAAATCATCCGCGGCCGCGACATCACGGTGAACTTCGACATGCAGACGTTCGCCAGCCTGCAACCGCAGGACCGCATCCACATCCGCCGCTCGCCGCACACCATCACCTTCCTGCATCCGGAAGGCTGGAGCTACTACAACACGCTGCGCAAGAAACTGCACTGGAACGAGTACCCGTCCAGCGACGGGAAAATCTGAACAACCTGGAACCTATGCTTCGTACACTGTCCATCCGCGACTTCGTCATTGTCGATGTAATTGAACTGGAATTTTCCGCCGGCTTCACGGTGTTTACGGGCGAAACGGGCGCCGGCAAGTCGATTCTGATCGACGCGCTGACCCTGGCGCTGGGCGGACGCGGCGACGCCTCCGTCGTGCGCGAGGGCGCTCCCAAGGCCGACATCACGGCCGACTTCGCGGTGACGGCGCAGGCGCAGGCCTGGCTCGACGCGCACGAGTTCGCCTCCGAGGACGGTGGCGCGCTGCTGCGCCGCGTGATCGACAATGCGGGCCGCTCGAAGGCCTACATCAACGGCATCGCCGCCACCGCCGCGCAGTTGCGCGAGTTGGGCGACCTGCTGGTGGACATCCACGGCCAGCACGCGCACCAGTCGCTGCTGAAGACGGAAGCGCAGCGCGAGCTGCTGGACAACCAGGCCGGCGCCAACGTGCGCGACGTCGCGCTGGCCTATAAAGCCTGGCGCGCGGTGGCCAAGCAGCTGGAGGAGTTCGAGACCAACGCGGCCAACGTGCTGCTGGAACGCGAGCGCCTGGAATGGCAGGTGGGCGAGCTGGACAAGCTGGCCGCGAAGCCGGGCGAATGGACCGAGATCGGCAACGAGCACAGCCGCCTGTCGCATGCCGCCAGCCTGCTGGAAGGGGCGCAGGAAGCGCTGGCCGTCATCTCCGAATCGGACGAACAGCCGATCGTCTCGCAGCTGGCGTCGCTGAACCAGAAGCTGACCAAGCTCGTTTCCGTCGATACGGAATTGCAGCCGGTCGTCGATTTGATCGAGTCGGCCCGTATCCAGCTGCAGGAATCGGTCTACGCGCTGAACACCTACCTCGACCGCGTGGAACTGGATCCGGACCGGCTGCGCCAGGTCGATGCGCGCATGGAAGCGCTGCACTCGGCGGCGCGCAAGTTCCGCGTCGATGCGGACGAGCTGCCGGCCGAGCACGCGCGCCTGGCGGCGCAGCTGGCGCAACTGGCGGACGCGACGGATATGGAAGGGCTGCGCAAGCAGGAAGCCAAACTGAAGGCCGAATACATGGCGCTGGCGCAGCAGTTGTCGGCCACGCGGGCGGCGGCCGCAAAGGCGCTGGGCGAAGCGGTCACGCAGGCGATGCAGGACCTGAACATGACGGGCGGGCGCTTCGAAGTGGCGCTGCATCCGTCCGAGCCGTCCGCCAAGGGGCTGGAGCAGATCGAGTTCATGGTGGCGGGCCATGCCGGCGTGCTGCCGCGGCCGCTGGCCAAGGTGGCGTCCGGCGGCGAACTGGCGCGGATCTCGCTGGCGATTTCCGTCATCACGTCGCATGCGACAACGGTGCCGACCTTGATCTTCGACGAAGTGGACAGCGGCATCGGCGGCGGCGTGGCCGAAGTGGTGGGGCGCCTGCTGAAGCGGCTGGGCCAGGAACGGCAGGTGCTGTGCGTGACCCACCTGCCGCAGGTGGCCAGCCAGGGCAACAGCCACTTCCAGGTGGCGAAAAGCACGCTGGAAAACGGCAAGACGGCCTCGCGCATCGAAGTGCTCGATGCCAAGGCGCGGGTGGAGGAAGTGGCGCGCATGCTGGGCGGGCTGGAGATCACGGCCACGACGCGCAAGCATGCCAGGGAGTTGCTGGCTTCTTGACGGCTCTCACGAGACAGATGAGCTTGGGGTCTGTCCCCGCAGGGGACTGACCCCGGTTTTAATCGTTAACATTGCTCTGCTTGTCCGATGAAAACCGGGGTCAGTCCCCATACGGGGACAGACCCCAAGCCTTGACACCTTGCGTGTCCTCAACCCTTACAGCCGGCCAACTCAAACCCCGGATACCCCGCCCGCGGCAACGTCCGCAGCCACCCCGGCAAGTCCACCGATGCCGGCAGCGCCTTCTGCAGCGCCCGCAGCTCGCGGCAAGCAAAAACCGTGTCGGCCGCAGCCACCAGCGCCGCCGCCATCGCCCGGTAATGCACGCGCGGCCTACCTTCCCGCTTCAAGGCTTCGTAATAATCCAGATACAACGGCCGCGCCGTGACACTGAAGTCGCGCCGGAACGCCGGCTTGTCGGCCGCGCCATCCAGCACATACACGAACGGGAAATAGACTGGACCGGTAACGCCGGGGAACACATCCCGCCGCAACACGCGCGTGCGCAGGAAGCCATGCCGGTCGATGCCGATCGGCGCCGGGTTGTCGTAATAGTCCAGTTGCGCCACCGGCGCCGGCTCGGGCGTCAGGCGGAACAGCGTCTTGGTGTAATGGCGTCCGCCCAGGTGGCCGCACAGCGCGACAAAGTCGCCGCCGACGTATTCGGCACCGGGTTCGTCGCCGCAGCCGGGCCGCAGCGCCGTCTTTTCCTGGTAGATGCTGACGAGGCCGTCCTCGCGTGTCACGTGGATGACGCCGATGACTTCGCCCTGCAGGTCGCCCTCGGCGGTCTCCAGGCTTTCCTGGTACGAGAAGGTATGGCCAGCATGCGTCAGCACGGCGTTGTGCGCCGCGGCCGGCAGCGTAAGGCAGGCCAGGGCGCTGGCCAGCCAAGCGGAGAAGTGATTTTTCATTATGAAGATGATAACGCATGGCGCCGCGAGCGGGTGCGCCGCGCCGGTCGGGTTCCTCCGCCTATAATGGGCTTCTCTCGCATAGAACAATAACAGCCATGCCTTTTGCCAAAGAACCTCCCCACCAGCACGGTACCGTCAGCAGCAGCGCCGTCGTGCTGGTCAACCTGGGTACGCCCGACGAGCCCACGCGCGGCGCCGTGCGGCGTTACCTGAAGCAGTTCCTGTCCGATCCACGTGTGGTCGAGATTCCACGGGCCGTCTGGTGGTTCATCCTGCACGGCATCATCCTGCCGTTCCGCTCGGGCGCCTCGGCAAAAAAATACGCGTCGATCTGGACCCGTGACGGTTCGCCCTTGCGCGTCCACACCAGCAACC from Pseudoduganella armeniaca includes the following:
- a CDS encoding PQQ-dependent sugar dehydrogenase, with the protein product MIALGAVLASGAALAQPPQYPVGYGPNPKLPEPEKNLIPTVNVAPVDVWKGDEKPVAPAGFTVTAYARNLDHPRWLYVLPNGDVLVAETNAPPKPEDSKGIKGKIMQMQMKKAGAVTPSANRITLLRDVDANGAAKTRTVFLKNLNSPFGMTLVGKDFYVANSDAVMRFAYEEGKTAITTAGVKVMSLPAGPLNHHWTKNIIASPDGKFLYMTVGSNSNVAENGIDKEEGRAAIWELERATGKSRLFATGLRNPNGMAWEPKAKALWTVVNERDELGNDLVPDYLTSVKDGGFYGWPYSWYGPNVDARVKETRPDLVSKAIVPDYALGAHTAALGLAFYEGSAFPASYHGGAFIGMHGSWNRKPHSGYKVVYVPFADGKPAGPPQDFLTGFLDKDDKANGRPVGVAVAKDGALLVADDVGNTIWRVAPAGK
- a CDS encoding DUF3667 domain-containing protein translates to MKPATIEAAGHHEVPPHCRNCGAAVGGHYCPECGQETRLHVPSLAEFVHEFIGHYVAVEGRLWGTLVRLLFRPGALTAEYLAGRRRRYVEPLRLYLSLSILFFALMKLSNTELVQFNSKGDGDKPAVTQQHAGKPGGPVIGGAEDLPDDMPHHTTLPAPLERLAPGFRQSLDHFDRMSTEQKSEVLRTGFYHYAPYVVFCLMPLFALYLKLLYLGSGRRYGEHVLFALHTNAFAFVMLAAFIYTPEGFLKFVLFCWLVLYLPWAMKRVYGKSRWGTAWRWVLLFGLHGLSLALGVVAALGLGVAFAH
- a CDS encoding NAD kinase → MPATPAAAASIYNTIALVVRPNTAGIEDSVRDVLAFLRQEGYSVVFETETAEHLNMPEIPSMSPQGIGEKADVALVMGGDGTMLGIARQLASYEVPLIGINQGRLGFMTDIPLEGMLPVLGKILRGKHKAERRTLLEGRVLRDGKPIHIGLAVNDVVVSRGAGAGMVELRVEVDEHFMYNQRSDGLIVSTPTGSTAYALSAGGPLLHPTLGGIVLVPIAPHALSNRPIVLPDSSEIVMEIIRGRDITVNFDMQTFASLQPQDRIHIRRSPHTITFLHPEGWSYYNTLRKKLHWNEYPSSDGKI
- the recN gene encoding DNA repair protein RecN produces the protein MLRTLSIRDFVIVDVIELEFSAGFTVFTGETGAGKSILIDALTLALGGRGDASVVREGAPKADITADFAVTAQAQAWLDAHEFASEDGGALLRRVIDNAGRSKAYINGIAATAAQLRELGDLLVDIHGQHAHQSLLKTEAQRELLDNQAGANVRDVALAYKAWRAVAKQLEEFETNAANVLLERERLEWQVGELDKLAAKPGEWTEIGNEHSRLSHAASLLEGAQEALAVISESDEQPIVSQLASLNQKLTKLVSVDTELQPVVDLIESARIQLQESVYALNTYLDRVELDPDRLRQVDARMEALHSAARKFRVDADELPAEHARLAAQLAQLADATDMEGLRKQEAKLKAEYMALAQQLSATRAAAAKALGEAVTQAMQDLNMTGGRFEVALHPSEPSAKGLEQIEFMVAGHAGVLPRPLAKVASGGELARISLAISVITSHATTVPTLIFDEVDSGIGGGVAEVVGRLLKRLGQERQVLCVTHLPQVASQGNSHFQVAKSTLENGKTASRIEVLDAKARVEEVARMLGGLEITATTRKHARELLAS